One genomic window of Candoia aspera isolate rCanAsp1 chromosome 12, rCanAsp1.hap2, whole genome shotgun sequence includes the following:
- the ASB12 gene encoding ankyrin repeat and SOCS box protein 12 — protein sequence MKVPLKRQFKMSLLDVTKIFSLLQPSEDEDGEGERQELSLAVSQDSYQLLDQLLHQERYKRVINSRSGWGVPGTPLRLAASKGHVRCVEVLLAHGAEVDSLDVKAQTPLFIAVNNGHLGCVKALLAAGASPSGSIHNNCTPLLTAAREGALEILQVLLSHGAEPDVKARVPEWAANSVACCGPLYLSAVYGHLECFKTLLQYGAEPNYNCRDRNMVSRIKHPKTLLEVCLKHGCRAEFVKLLIDFGASVYLPGITLDKSSANPEVLELLARERAFPKPLMSQCRLAIRRFMKLEHHPSAVDQLDIPLVLLNYLKHQL from the exons ATGAAAGTCCCCCTCAAGAGACAATTCAAGATGAGCCTGCTGGATGTCACCAAGATTTTCTCCCTGCTCCAGCCCAGCGAAGACGAAGACGGGGAAGGAGAAAGACAAGAGCTGAGTCTCGCCGTGTCCCAGGACAGCTACCAGCTGTTGGACCAGCTGTTGCACCAAGAGAGGTACAAACGGGTCATCAACAGCCGGAGTGGCTGGGGGGTGCCTGGCACTCCCCTGCGCTTGGCAGCCTCCAAGGGCCACGTGAGGTGTGTTGAGGTGCTGCTGGCCCACGGAGCTGAGGTGGACAGCTTGGATGTCAAGGCCCAGACGCCACTGTTCATTGCCGTCAACAATGGGCACCTTGGCTGTGTGAAGGCCCTCTTGGCTGCGGGAGCCAGTCCTTCCGGGAGCATCCACAACAACTGCACTCCGCTGCTCACAGCCGCACGGGAGGGAGCCCTCGAAATCCTGCAGGTGCTCTTGTCGCACGGGGCAGAGCCTGACGTCAAAGCCAGAGTCCCAGAGTGGGCAGCCAACTCGGTGGCCTGCTGTGGACCTCTGTATTTGTCTGCTGTCTACGGACATCTGGAGTGCTTCAAGACCCTCCTGCAGTACGGGGCTGAGCCCAACTACAACTGCCGGGACAGGAACATGGTCTCCCGAATTAAGCACCCGAAGACTCTCCTGGAGGTCTGCTTGAAGCACGGCTGCAGGGCAGAGTTCGTCAAGCTCCTCATTGATTTTGGGGCCAGTGTCTACTTGCCTGGCATCACGCTGGATAAGAGCTCGGCAAATCCTGAAGTGCTTGAGCTGTTGGCCAGAGAAAGAG CGTTCCCCAAGCCCTTGATGTCCCAATGCCGACTGGCAATCAGGAGGTTTATGAAACTGGAACACCATCCCAGTGCTGTGGATCAGCTGGACATCCCACTGGTGCTGCTCAACTACCTCAAACACCAATTGTAA